The region TCATTGCAGGTACCGTTACTTCATGCAAACGCGCTGATAATAAAAGCGCCGCACCCAGCAATCCGACAGTTCAAACAGTTCAGAGCAACAGCCAACGAATATACATCTCTGCGTTAGACAGCTCCGGCAATTCCATTCAATTTACCGATGGTACTGCATGGTTTAAGTCCAGCGGTGGGAGTTGTATCACTTGCCACGGCGCCAATGGCAAAGGGGGAATAAAAGTACCCGATACCCATGAAACCTCCCCACCAATAACCTATCACGCCCTATCAAAACAGTTCTCCCCTCCTTACAACGACGCCCTCGTGGAGCGAGCAATTACCAAAGGTTTGGATTCCGAAGATAAACCCCTCGACAAAGTCATGCCCCGATGGAAAATGTCGGATAAGGATTTAAATGATTTGATCGGATACTTGAAGACGCTGGATACATCACCCTAAGCAGCTTATATCTAGAAGCACAGTAGCGCCAGCATTATGCCAGCACTATAGCGTCATTGCGAGGCAGTTTGTGCCGAAGCAACCTCCTCCAAGACATTCCAGACAGATACCACGCCTTCGGTTCTGAATGAAACTTTACAGATGTGCAGGGAACAGAGCCACCCAAATCCGCTTCTCTGAGTAGGCCTTTAGGCCAAATCGAAAGGCTCCGGAGACCCCCTTGTATTCCCCCTTGGAAAAGGGGGAAATTTGCTGTATCTACCTTCGCCTTTCACCCTTTATGCCGGTGCCTGTTGATGACATCGTCTTGGACATCTTCCGGAAGGCCTACGAAGCGGGCGGAGAAGCCGCCTACTCTTACGACCAAGTGTTTGTAGGCTTCGGGATTGGATTTAGCTTTGATTAGCTCTTCTACATCAGTTGCATTGCCCTGGAAAATTTGGCCGCCCATCTTCAGGAAGCTTTTAACAATAGCTCCGGTGACTTCGGGGGTGGCCCATTGAGGGTCGAGGTCCCACATACTGGAAGCGCCACCAGCAGCATTGGCGAGGTCGAGGGTTGTCATAGAACCTATTGCGGCAGTGATGCCTTCGGTCATTGAGGCATTCGCGGGGGTAATACCCTGGGAAATTGGCGTTCCTGCGAATTGGCCATCCGCAGTTGCGCTTAACTGATCACCAACCCATGGCGCCCACATGAAGGTGAAAATAACCATCTTTGCCCGCCCACCGAAACGATTGCGATAGCCCATGTAAATATCCGTAAGAGTGTTCCAAAGACGCTTTGTCATCGCATCGGCTTCAGCATCCTGCTGGCCATACTTTGGCAGCGATCGCAGCTTTAAGCGCAGAGTTTCATAGCCTTCGAAATTAGCTTTTATTGCGGCCAACAGCTCTTCAGCCGTACAAAGTTTATCGTCATATACGGCTCGTTTTAGGGCATGAAGGGCATCGGCGGCATTGGCGATCCCCAAGGGATCGACACCATAGTGATGATAACGCGCTCCGCCATCCTGCTGGTCGCGGCCTCGTTCAAAACAGTCAGCTATCATACTCGATTGAAGGTAAGTAGGCCGATGTTCAGCCATTGTCTCGCTAAAAACATCCAATTGCCTGAAACGGAAAATTTGCTCACGTTCCAACTCATTAGCAAACGCTGTATAAAACTCCTCAAAATCAGCATAACCGGGCAACGTCTTGAGGTCAACCCCCTCAAGACGTTGCCCCAACCGCATCGCTTCCCCGCCCGTTATCACAAGCTCCAGGGTCAAAGGTACGCTATGCGTGGCAGCAAAAAGAAGGTCACTGTTCATCCCCTGCGGCACAATCTCCATACAGCCGCCGCAGGTGTACATCATCGAATCTTCCGATGTAAGTCCAACCTTCTGCAAAGCCGCAGTGATGATTGGGTCATTCAAAATCTGAGCACGATTTCGCCCTTCGAGCAGATAACGCGCAGCAAGTTCAATATAATCCTGCGGTGGATCACTTGGCATTCGCATATAAACAGAAGGATGCGTCTGGTCGAGTTCAATAATCGATTCGACGAAAATATGCGATAACGGATTCACCGCTGATGTACCATCAGGATTACTGCCCCCCAAAACAATTGCCTCGACCCATCCGTCAAACCCCTGAATACGCTCCTCTAGCCGCATTAAAAGTTCATCGATAAGCTCGCGCGCCTCTTGTAGCGTACATCGGCCATCCTCCAAGTCCTTTTTAAGATAAGGCCAGAGGAAGTAATCGACACGGCCAGGACCATTTCCACCAAAGGGGCATTCGCGCATTACTGCTAAATATTGAATGAGGAAAGCTTGAGTCGCTTCACGGAAGTTCCGCGCAGGATAAGCCGGTACTTGGCGGCAGATTTTGATAAGCTCTTCGAGACGGGGTTTATCATCCGCAGAAGCTTCGGCAAGGGCTTTTTCTAAAGCAACTACATGGCGCTCAGCCCATCGGAGAACCGATTCCCAGACGATTATAACCCCCTCATAAAACTCTTTTGCCGTTTGGTCTTTGGGGGTTTTTAACGCCTCACGATACTCATCGAGTAACCCAATGATGCCCTTTTGAAGTATCCAATCCCAGTGCCAGGTAACGTGCCCAGGACCAGCGCCACCGCCGAATAGGTCAATCGTGCTCACATCAGCCGGACTGTTAAATCGGCGAGCGACTTCTTTATTTCCTTCAGCGCTCCAATCTGGACCTGCCGATTTGCCCTGACCGCCACCCAAGTGATAGACCATTCCCACTAAACGCTCTTCGGGAAAGAGATAAACTGGCAGCGCATCGAATCCACTGGCCAATGAACGGGCTTGACGCTCTCTTATAGTCAGATGAGCATACGCCTCATACGCATCGCCTTTAGCCGTACTGAAGATACCTTCGTCAGGAGGTTGATTGGCCCCTCGAATTCGAGAAGCGGCCACCATCCGCTCTATTCTTTCCGAAGGCCCTTCGGTCAGCCCGCGCTTAAGTGTTGTAATCAACTATTTATCTCTTATGCTTGGTTCGGGCGATGATGTGGTCCTGCATCTGGCGGTCTTGCAGGATGAACTGCTGGCTAAAGCCGGATATGCGCACGAATAAGTTGCGGTAATTTTCCGGTTCGTCTTGCGCTGCTTTCAAAGTCTCAGCGTTGCAGACATTGAATTGCATCTGCCCAACACCCTGCTTAATAGCGGTCGTCAGCAGGTCAACGAATGCGCGGCGCTTATGACCCTCTTCCAGCATCTTCGGATCGGCTTCGAGAATAGCCGAACTGCTTGCCGCGGCCATATCGTGTGGTATCTTCGCCAACGAGTTTACAACAGCCGTAAAGCCTTCATGATCTCTTCCCTGCATCGGCGACAAACTGTAAGCCAATGGTTCGCCTGAAAGTCGACCATCCGCGCTTGCTCCCGTGCTCTTGCCATAGTGGATAATTAAGGTGAATGTAAACAAATGAACATGGAACGAACCGCCCGAAGGCGTCTTATACTGCCCTAGCAAATCGCAATATTGGCGAGTAATCTCGGTGGCATATTTATCGGGCAGTGGCTCATCGTTGCCGTACTTCGGCAGCTTATTACGCAGATACAAACACAGGTCTTCCTTACCAGAAAAATTGGTCTTGAGCGCTTCAAGCAACTCCGCGCCTGTAATCGTCTTGTCGGTGAAAACCGCCTTTTCAATCGCTGCAAAGCTATCAGCCACATTCGGAATAGCCATCGCAGCGCTGGAGTGATAGTTGTACTTCGCCCCACCTTCAACAATATCCATCCCTCTTGCGATGCAGTCCTCGGTTAGAAGCGATAGAAATGGCAATCGGTAATGATAGCGATTCATAAGCTCTGAGCGGTTGGAGAAATAGGTCATTAAATCAACGAAGTGAGTGAGCTGCTTGGTATAGGCGG is a window of bacterium DNA encoding:
- a CDS encoding cytochrome c, giving the protein MSNRRLISICFLILIVIIAGTVTSCKRADNKSAAPSNPTVQTVQSNSQRIYISALDSSGNSIQFTDGTAWFKSSGGSCITCHGANGKGGIKVPDTHETSPPITYHALSKQFSPPYNDALVERAITKGLDSEDKPLDKVMPRWKMSDKDLNDLIGYLKTLDTSP
- a CDS encoding pyruvate formate lyase family protein; its protein translation is MITTLKRGLTEGPSERIERMVAASRIRGANQPPDEGIFSTAKGDAYEAYAHLTIRERQARSLASGFDALPVYLFPEERLVGMVYHLGGGQGKSAGPDWSAEGNKEVARRFNSPADVSTIDLFGGGAGPGHVTWHWDWILQKGIIGLLDEYREALKTPKDQTAKEFYEGVIIVWESVLRWAERHVVALEKALAEASADDKPRLEELIKICRQVPAYPARNFREATQAFLIQYLAVMRECPFGGNGPGRVDYFLWPYLKKDLEDGRCTLQEARELIDELLMRLEERIQGFDGWVEAIVLGGSNPDGTSAVNPLSHIFVESIIELDQTHPSVYMRMPSDPPQDYIELAARYLLEGRNRAQILNDPIITAALQKVGLTSEDSMMYTCGGCMEIVPQGMNSDLLFAATHSVPLTLELVITGGEAMRLGQRLEGVDLKTLPGYADFEEFYTAFANELEREQIFRFRQLDVFSETMAEHRPTYLQSSMIADCFERGRDQQDGGARYHHYGVDPLGIANAADALHALKRAVYDDKLCTAEELLAAIKANFEGYETLRLKLRSLPKYGQQDAEADAMTKRLWNTLTDIYMGYRNRFGGRAKMVIFTFMWAPWVGDQLSATADGQFAGTPISQGITPANASMTEGITAAIGSMTTLDLANAAGGASSMWDLDPQWATPEVTGAIVKSFLKMGGQIFQGNATDVEELIKAKSNPEAYKHLVVRVGGFSARFVGLPEDVQDDVINRHRHKG